In Dama dama isolate Ldn47 chromosome 10, ASM3311817v1, whole genome shotgun sequence, the sequence TCCTAAACCCGGTTACTAACGTCTACCTTGTGAGTTTTCTCACCCCAGGGGCCCCAGCAGAAGTTTCCCTGCGGCGCGACCCCGTCCTTCAGCCCCGCCCACACCCTTTGCCTCCCCACTGGAGGCCCGGCTCCCGGGATCCACTTGGGCTCCCGGCATCCACTTGGGCGCCAGGCCGTTCACTTGAGCGCGTCCAGCATCCCGAACACCTGCGTAAACCGGTCTTGGTCCAGGACGCGCCCGTAGCGCAGGGTGAGGTAGAAGGTCTGTTTCCCGCTGTACTGCTGGATCCGCACGAACAGCTCTTGGGGCCGATCCCGGCTCTCCGTCATGGGGATCACGTCGGCCACGGGGCAGTAGGTGTCCTGTCGCCGGCCCCAGAAGGTCAGGTGGGCCACCCGCAGCACAGTGCCTGCCTCGTTCACGTACAGGATGCCCACCAGCCTCCGGAAGAAATGGCTCATCCAGTACAACATGGCCAGGGCGAAGCCGGCGACCCCGCCCGCCAGGCACAAAGAGCTGAAGGGCATGAGGCCCTGGGAATAGCAGTAGAGGCCCGGCGGCAGGGCGGCCACCGTCAGGGCCGTCTGTGTCACCTTCAGCCGAGACAGGTACCCGAAGGCCTTGATGGCGTCGAACCGGTACACCATCTGAAACTTCTCCGCCTCTGGGCCCGGTGGCTTCTCTTTGGAGGGGGGCGTCCCGCTTCCCAACCCCCTCCTGGGATTCTGCCCACCGTAGCAGCACAGCCGGTGGAGGGGCCTGCCCCACGCGGCTGGCCCTGGCGACCGCGCCACAGCTCGGAGGAGGGCAGCCTGGAAGGGAGACAGGGAGACCATTTCTCTCAGGGAACTCAATCGTGAGGATCACTCAAGGGACAGGTGCAAAGCCCCTCACAAGGAGGCCAATCCTGTGAGATCGGCATTACTGCCAGAGAGGGAAAGCAGGGTAAAGTCAGCGGCtttgtttgctgttgttcagttgctaagtcgtgtctgactctctgcgaccccatggactgcagcccatcaggctcctctgttgcttACCTCACAGATCTGCAGGAAAGCTGTGTACCACAGGAACCAATACTTCTACTTTACCACGGAGGAAACCAAGCCCAGAGGAGGCAAGCCATGTACCCAAAGACCCACAGCCAGTCGGTGGGGCCGAGTCTGATTTTTAAAAGCGGTCCTCTTCCCTCCAGGCAGTTCAAGTAAATATGGGAAAGGAGGCAcaatcttcattcattcaacagtcaACCTGCGAAAGGACAGCTCCACGCTGCCACTGAATAATCCATAGCCTGTGTGACATTTCCCCAGGCAGGAAAAGCCATCAGTGTCCTAGTGGGGAACAAACCCGGGAGATAGTCATCACAATAACTTTCCAATTCTTGGTCAGATTAAAGCGTCTTATTGGGGCTAAATGAAACGCTAATTCTTGGCCTAGACTGAAAAGGGATTGAACGAAGGATGAGGGAAGGATGGAGGCATCAACCCGCAGCGCTAGGGTTTCATGAGGCGCAGTTTCACACCTCGaacagtgcagtgaaaaatacTTTGGGCGGTGGAGTCAGAGCTGGGTTCCAATCCCGACTCCTATAGTCACCAGCTGTGgatccttgggcaaattactccgcctctctgggcctcagtttcttcatctttcaaaACGGGGATTCAGAATATACTGAATGTGATGATGGTTTGAAAGCCTTCAAAACGCACTTGATGCACTCCGAGTGCTCAGTGAGTTTTAGTTATCGCCAGCTGTAGGTCCACGTGACCGGAGGGCAAAGTAAGGCGGGAAGCAGCAAATTAAAACCCACGCGGGATGTCCCTCTGGCAGATTCTCCGAATGAGAACCCCTGGCGTCTGCATACTTGCCCCAGGCTTGCCCCGGACCCCCAAAGCACGTCATCTCCCTCGCTCCCCACCACCCGCTTTCTTACCATAGTATCGCTGCCCGGTGCCGGAAGTGAATCCACCTGCTCCCGGAACCGCTAAAAGCGCGTGCTGGGCCCTAATAGGACAGCGACGCGTTGCATTCTGGGATCTGTAGTCCAGAGCACATCCCAGTGCCGCTAGTCGCCGGCATTGTGGAAGTGGATTCTCCTCCTCCCGACGTGCCCTACGGCACGGGGGCCGGACCCGGAAGTTCCGGGCAGGGTTCCAAGTGCCAGCGAGTCCTGTCTGGTGCGCGTGTAAACTAGGGTCATGGCTGCGCCCGGGCCAGCGCTCTGCCTCTTCGACGTGGACGGGACCCTGACGGCCCCGCGGCAGGTAAGAGGCGCCCGGTGGTAGCCGGTTCAGAGCACCCTACTGCTCCCAGACGGGGCTAACGACCGCCCAGGTAGGCAATCTGGGGCGGCTAGGGACCGCCCACCTCCCTTGGAGCGACTGAACTCTGCTGTGTTCCCTGGAGGGCTGAGACGGAAGCCCTAACCAGATCTTCAAGACCCCAGGGTGCTCGGAGAGATGGGACAGGCCGAAAAACTCTAAGAGAGTAAGGAACTTGTGTTGGCTTGGAAAACGCAATTCTGGACTCTCACCGTCAGCCCTGGGTGTGAAACCCAGCTCAGCCCCTTTACCAGCTTGCGTGGTCTTCTCAGATGTATCACTGTGGTCCGTGCCTGTAGCTTGATGTGAAAGACAGATTTCCAGGTCAGACAGGCCTAGTAGAGTCTCAGCTTTACCTCCTGACAACTAtgggaccttgagcaagtcacttaacctcaaTATCTATGGCTTTAAGTGGGGAGGTGACCTGTTCCTTGAGGTGTTTGTGGGGTGGGTCGAATGAAATCATATAAGTTCATGAAAGCATCTTGCAAACGGTAGGCTGGGTTCAATAATACTCAGTTAGTATtagccaccaccaccactgcctcctccagcccTGCGGTGGAGTGGTGTGATGGATAAGACCTAGATTGCTACAAGCTGTCTGTTGGGAGTGTCCTTGGACTCCTGGAAACTTCTCTTTTCCAGGTTTTGTTGCCATGGGCACAGATTTTGTGATGTCGCTCACTCTGACCTCCCTCTGGCACGAATCAGTCACTGAACAGCGGCCGTTCAAACTTGGGACTGGTTCCAAGTGGCTTCGCTGTCTTCGAGTTCTGTCTCTACCCTGCTTGGTTCCAGCCGGATGGTAGCAGTGGTGGGTGCGCTCTGGAATTCACACGGAATGTATGTGACCTTAGCCGCATCATTTTACCTTTCTGAGCCACAAGTGCTATGTATCTAGTGATGATACTCAATTGCAAGTTCTCCAAAGGCCCTTTTTGACTCTGAGATTCCACAATCCACGCACACTTGTAAGTTAAAAACCCATAGCGGTTCAGAGCCAAGGTCAGTAATTCATTGTTTGTAAAGGGCCAGGTAGCAAATACTTAGGTGTTTGCCCACCATATGGTCAGTAGTAACTACTCGACGTTAATGCAAAAGCAGCCATCGATCATACATAGACACTGtagctgtgttccagtaaaagtGCTGCTCAGTTTGGCTCTTTGGTtgtagtgatcttgggtttacatTCCAAGGCTTTTTACACAATATCATGAGAGCCTCTTaacctttctccctctttcatcCCAAGTAGGgtagttatttccattttaaattagGAAACAGACACAGTGAAACCATGACCTTGGTTTCTGTACAAGATCTGATGCAAGTCTCTGGGCCTCAGAGTATTGTTATTTGCTAAGTTTGCCATTTTCTGCCAAGGCTTCAAGGTGGAGGCTGTTCTGGTTACTAGGTGTGCCATTCAGGAATGTGCTTCTGATTCCCTGTAGGAATCAGGAAATATAAGCACAGAGTATGAAATAGCAGCAAAACCAGGCAACCTGCAGTGTATTCCCTTGAAACATTTGAAACGTTTTTTTGGTGAACATgatttttacacttaaaaaaaaaaaaatctaagttttatgCACTGGGTGCTCcaggtaaaaaataaagctaatttAGCAACAGATCTGCATTATACAACCTTTCCCTTCCTCAATAAACAGCATTCTCAAACACTGATAAGCACAAGGCAATCCGAAAGCAATCAAATGGATTATCTTTTCTTGCAGCTGCTGAAACAGGATATGACCTAATCAGGTAAAATCTAACCAGTGGCGTCCAGAGCTTTGCGCATTTTAGTGTGCTAGTAGAACGTTGCTGTTCTGAGAGCTTTCCTAAGAAATGCCATTGCATCTAAAAGCAGTTGAGACTTAGAAGCCTGCAAAGAGAAGCAGGGCATAAACCTGGGTGGACTGTTTTCCAGCTTTCtatcatgaaaagcttcaaacgtaCAGAAtcgctggggaaaaaaaacagtacCCAGAAGAACCATATTCACATCACTTAGATTCAACAAtgattggtattttttttttaattggtttatttttggccacattggATCTTTGTTCCTGCCCtcaggctttctgtagttgccgcgagcaggggctactttttcTTGGCGCGCTCTGACTTTGGGGTGGCTctttgcggagcacaggctctaggcgcatggGCTGAACAGTTGCCGTGCGTGGGCTCAATGGTTGGggtgcacgggctcagttgccccacagcatgcggactcttcccagatcagggatcgaacccgtgtctcctgcaggtggactcttatccactctaccaccagggaagtcctcactctctttttttaatctttgctgtATCACTTCCAAAGCTGTAGTCGTAATGGTACTTCACCCCTGAATATTTACACCTGCAGCTCTTGAGGACAGGGACTGCTGTTGTAAGCACAACTTCGTGATCACACCTCAGGAAACGATCAGCAGTGCCCTAAAGTGATTTTatacaggggtcagcaaactttgcTCTGTAAAAAGCTGCTTGTGGCCACAGTCGAGCATCTGAACTCCCCCAGCCCCGCCGCAGGAGGTGGGAAATGGTTGAGGCTTGCACAGCTGCTCACCCCTGTAGTCATGGTTGCAGACACCACAGAGATGAATGGATGTGACTGTTGCAGTCACTGTACAGAAACAAGCAGAGGGTTGGTTCTGGCCCGCAGGCCTGGTTTTCTGACTCTTACTCTGAGCCTTAATTTTCCTTAATTATCCCTGAGAAGtcttctataattttctttttcacattaattCCAAGTTTGGGGctccttgtgttttgttttgtctgggaTGACTTATAAAGAATTCCTTGAATTTATCACAAGAGTTATTTAGAAACATTATGACCCAATCAAAGATTGGGCAGAAGACctcaacagatatttctccagagaagacagacagatggccaataaacacatgaaaagatgctcaacatcactcattattagagaaatccaaATCCAGACTACAATGTGGTAttgcctcacaccagtcagaatggccgtcatcaaaaaatctacaaacaataaatcctggagagggtgtggagaaaagggaaccctcctactctgttagggcttctctggtagctcagctggtaaagactctgcctgcagtgcaggagaccctggttcaattcctcggtcaggaagattcgctggagaatgGAAACcctacctactctggtattcttgggcttccctggtggctcagctggtaaagaatccgcctgcaatgcaggagacctgggttcgatccctggcttgagaagataccctggagaagggagcatctacccactccagtattctggcctggagaattccatggactgtatatgtacagtccatgtggtcgcaaagactcaaacacgactgagcgactttcacttcactttcacttcctacactgttagtgggagtATAAACTAATACAGCCGTTATGGAGACCAGTATGGagataaaactagaaataaatctaccatatgatctagcaaccctactcctgggcatataccctgagaaaaccataatagaaaaacaCATATGtgtcccagtgttcatagcaacactgtttacaacagccaggacacggaagcgacctaaatgttcattgacagatgaatggataaagaagctgggatacatatatacaaaggactattactcagtcattaaaaaaagaactaatttgagtcagttctagtgaggtggatgaacctagaacctgttatacagagtgaagtgaggcagaaagagaaaaacagatatattAATGGgtctatatggaatctaaaaaagtggtattgatgaacctgtttgcagggaaggaatgaagaTGCAGATATtacagagaatggacttgtggacactggGGGAGGGAGAgcgtgggatgaatggagaaagtagcaacAGCATATAAACAAGatggatagctggtgagaagttggcACTCTAATGacctggaggagagggaggtggtggATGTGTAATTATGGCTGACTTGCATTGTATGGTAGaatcaatacaacattgtaaaaaaaaattttttaatatatttaaataaacagaaaaaaaggccTCTCCGTGCCCCCACACACGAAAAGAAACATGGCAACAGTTTTGCTGTGTGGTTACTTTCCTCCATATCTCTCTCCTGTGGTGGGGGCTAGTAGAGATGCTCAATTGTGGTCAGAAGCAGCTGGGTCTTATTTCCTGTCGAGAAATATTTGCTGCCATCTGTAAGGGAGAAGGTGCCTCTCTGACCCATGCATGTTGAGCATGTCTTCTGGCTGACCTGCCAGACCATTCAGCTCATCAGTGCTCACAAGGAtccagataaaaataaatggtaccCTTTGGCTTCTGTGTGAAGGTGGAAGTGTCATGTTTGTTGTGAGTGTTGCATTTTTAATGTTCTGCAATCACAGGAATCTTCCCCACTTCCTCCCATTCTGACCTCATGTCTGAGATCAACGCTTGGGGGGGCCTCTGGGGCCCATTTTCCGTCACTGACTCAGAGGCCACTAGACTGTTCACTAGGTCAAGATTCCACCAGAAGATGTGGAAAAGATTGCACTCTCTTAGAAGCCCTTCTGCACAATTTTATTAACCATATGCATGTACTACTCTTTAAATAATGCTttctaaagaaaaagagaagattgAACTCTAGATGTTTTTGTACTGGAGTTAGGTggatttttttgcttttagtttctGGTAGCTTTATTTGTGAAGGTAAGTGTACAAGCACAGCTTTATTTATGAAGATAAGTGTCTGTGTAAGTGTACGATTAAGATTGCCAGCAGCAATGAAACAAGGGTTTAGAAGATACTTTGTGGTTTGCCCTAACACAGGGATATCGCTGCATCtcagtttaaaatttattttgaattagCACATGAGTTGAAATTAGCAACAACTTGAATCCATAAATGCAGTACAGTGTAGCATTTTAAAGGAATGGATCTATGTGCATTATGGAAAAATCAGCACAACTTAATACTGAGAAAGCAAGTCATTGTGCAAGACATAGAGTGAGTCCAAAAAGAATGTTTCAAATAGTAGAGCCTTTTTATATATGTGCCTACAGACAAGTATATAaatgcacaggaaaaaaaaaaagctggagcaAAACATAACAGCTGTTACtgtattatttgtgtgttttaaggcaggtaaaatttttaatttaacaagttttttttttctgataaactTGAtgtcccaaagtgaaagtgaagtcactcagttgtgtctgactcgttgtgaccccatggactgtagcccaccaggctcctccatccgtgggattctccgggcaagaatactagagtgggttgccatttccttctgcaggggatcttcccaacccaacgaTCAAactcggatctcctgcattgcaggcagactctttaccatctgagccagcagggactcCCCCAATGTCCCAAAAGCACAGCCAAACAGTTGGTCTTAACTGTAGATGCAGAAGCAGACAAGTATGAGAGTAAAGATTGTGCTACTCTTGGGGGTCTTAATCTCCCGATTCCTGCATGTCTC encodes:
- the TMEM186 gene encoding transmembrane protein 186 isoform X1; this encodes MVSLSPFQAALLRAVARSPGPAAWGRPLHRLCCYGGQNPRRGLGSGTPPSKEKPPGPEAEKFQMVYRFDAIKAFGYLSRLKVTQTALTVAALPPGLYCYSQGLMPFSSLCLAGGVAGFALAMLYWMSHFFRRLVGILYVNEAGTVLRVAHLTFWGRRQDTYCPVADVIPMTESRDRPQELFVRIQQYSGKQTFYLTLRYGRVLDQDRFTQVFGMLDALK
- the TMEM186 gene encoding transmembrane protein 186 isoform X2, with product MAALLRAVARSPGPAAWGRPLHRLCCYGGQNPRRGLGSGTPPSKEKPPGPEAEKFQMVYRFDAIKAFGYLSRLKVTQTALTVAALPPGLYCYSQGLMPFSSLCLAGGVAGFALAMLYWMSHFFRRLVGILYVNEAGTVLRVAHLTFWGRRQDTYCPVADVIPMTESRDRPQELFVRIQQYSGKQTFYLTLRYGRVLDQDRFTQVFGMLDALK